The following proteins come from a genomic window of Aspergillus oryzae RIB40 DNA, chromosome 4:
- a CDS encoding uncharacterized protein (predicted protein) — MPPLIPYHVSAGSNPVVKFGGALVTEFLEPPPGRCFCFRQRYALKPPIDEGDPDYERINEALNHPSGPPVHFHPFQNEYFRVEQGRMCLEVDGQTRILTPEDGEVQGRAGCIHRFYVAPDSTEDMVIILSASDPGMDYQLDRVFFENWYGLWHDYLVHEGKMDFIQLLCVCYCSSFLEPIER; from the exons ATGCCTCCCCTGATCCCATACCATGTCTCTGCCGGGAGCAATCCCGTTGTCAA GTTCGGAGGTGCCCTTGTTACCGAATTCCTGGAACCCCCGCCGGGTCGATGCTTCTGCTTCCGTCAACGGTACGCCCTGAAGCCTCCCATCGACGAAGGGGACCCAGACTATGAGCGGATCAATGAGGCGCTGAATCACCCCTCGGGCCCTCCCGTGCACTTCCACCCCTTCCAAAACGAGTATTTCCGCGTTGAGCAAGGACGCATGTGCCTCGAAGTCGACGGCCAGACTCGCATCCTGACGCCCGAAGACGGGGAGGTGCAGGGCCGGGCCGGGTGCATCCACCGGTTCTACGTCGCACCCGACAGCACCGAAGACATGGTAATTATCCTCAGTGCCTCCGATCCCGGTATGGACTATCAACTCGATCGAGTGTTCTTCGAGAATTGGTATGGCTTGTGGCATGATTACCTGGTGCACGAGGGCAAGATGGATTTCATCCAATTACTCTGCGTATGTTactgctcttccttcctcgaACCGATAGAGCGCTAA
- a CDS encoding putative transcription factor (predicted protein), which produces MLYNFVSIRSAPLAKRRKVRRACDFCRQHRVRCDGRLPCGQCVTNKVECNKPSQHSHSHLHPNQHPHSSSSGNRELQPSAPSSFPPPQPAPPSTPNQAVVSQQVRPRLSSPRNPSIHHAAVAPLSQHLDSFAGFISRVNSFCTVVSQMSTQPSPHQPIESAPADVPCSSRDLLRRVEPVLSQLTPDSLNELQATLFDIFWTRYYFLMPIVSSEDLANKSDGQSEPLRQALMAYCLQSIYHAGLHNRLLSIQKGMVSSDHGENPSQSPLVAKLFVTLFQQALATNNAYLLYAEPTLADVQRHLLMAAFLLNSGEPQAAYNILGVAMRLTQSLDLQRLPRTHLPPQELETRQRIWWKLVHLDFHCSRLLGKPMAVSLNDKTITMPHPTPESSVAAPDLTYYSASISLTVAARQVAESLENHLHAVSGTVDSVNMIERYAHHLSREIKHLYEWKDRILNAKLFPNMTLACGAYQPDAVTATEDGLKHDHDARLSFHLAPAVILQRTLLELQYHDIVLWVHHSFIQFPSRGLVPQRSPQADVHATTAIQHALTVTDLIRLRMLYHDVLYGSSEIYQYLWNAVLTLIGFMLAYPLCYWFPRAQQHVERSLQIFEAAGPVNPIASRAAHLTRYLLGRVSALMELLSSQSSAPHDRNDSRGVQTLGPVEPEKRQQQQPPLFTSEDDALWSCADIVNPNIWYGYCHEINDMLMDVPEISLGTELFTS; this is translated from the coding sequence ATGCTTTACAATTTTGTTTCTATACGGTCCGCACCACTGGCCAAGCGGAGAAAAGTGCGTCGGGCATGCGACTTCTGCCGTCAGCATCGGGTCCGCTGCGATGGCAGATTACCTTGTGGCCAGTGTGTCACCAACAAGGTGGAATGCAACAAGCCTTCACAGCATTCACACTCACATCTACATCCGAACCAACATCCACActcttcctcgtctggaAATCGGGAGTTGCAGCCGTCAGCCCCATCCAGTTTTCCACCCCCCCAGCCTGCACCTCCCTCCACCCCAAATCAGGCTGTCGTGAGCCAGCAAGTGAGGCCCCGATTAAGTTCACCGCGGAATCCATCCATACATCATGCTGCCGTCGCTCCTCTTTCACAGCACTTGGACTCATTCGCGGGCTTTATCTCCCGAGTGAATAGCTTCTGCACCGTCGTGTCGCAGATGTCGACccaaccatctcctcatcaaccCATTGAATCAGCCCCTGCAGACGTTCCGTGTTCGTCACGAGACTTGCTGAGAAGAGTAGAGCCAGTTCTTTCGCAGCTGACTCCGGACAGCCTAAATGAACTTCAGGCAACCCTGTTTGATATTTTCTGGACACGATATTATTTCCTGATGCCAATTGTCAGTTCGGAGGACTTAGCGAACAAGTCGGATGGACAGTCTGAGCCTTTGCGACAGGCTCTAATGGCCTACTGTTTGCAATCGATCTATCATGCTGGACTGCATAACCGCTTGTTGAGCATTCAGAAGGGCATGGTGTCATCGGACCACGGGGAGAATCCGTCTCAAAGCCCCCTGGTAGCTAAACTGTTCGTTACCTTATTCCAACAAGCGCTCGCTACAAACAATGCCTATCTCCTTTATGCAGAGCCAACATTGGCAGATGTGCAGCGGCATCTCCTCATGGCTGCCTTCCTGCTGAACTCGGGAGAACCTCAGGCGGCATATAATATCCTTGGTGTAGCCATGCGGCTCACACAGTCTCTCGACCTACAGCGCCTCCCAAGAACACATCTACCGCCACAAGAGTTGGAAACACGCCAGCGAATCTGGTGGAAGTTGGTCCATCTCGATTTCCATTGTTCCCGGCTGCTGGGAAAACCGATGGCTGTCTCCCTGAATGATAAGACAATCACTATGCCGCATCCTACACCCGAGTCTTCAGTGGCCGCCCCGGACCTCACTTACTACTCGGCGTCGATTTCCCTGACCGTGGCGGCAAGACAGGTGGCCGAGTCCCTGGAGAATCACCTGCACGCTGTTTCAGGGACTGTCGACTCGGTCAACATGATCGAGCGCTATGCGCACCATTTGTCGCGGGAAATCAAGCACCTAtatgaatggaaagatcgGATCCTGAATGCAAAGCTATTTCCCAATATGACACTTGCTTGTGGAGCTTATCAACCCGATGCGGTGACTGCTACCGAGGATGGGCTAAAGCACGATCACGATGCCAGGCTGTCCTTTCACCTTGCCCCAGCAGTCATCCTACAGCGAACCCTCCTTGAGCTTCAGTATCATGACATTGTTCTTTGGGTTCaccattcattcatccaGTTTCCGAGTCGCGGCTTGGTTCCGCAACGGAGTCCACAAGCCGATGTGCATGCCACCACGGCAATACAACATGCGCTAACCGTCACGGATCTCATCCGTCTTCGGATGCTCTATCACGACGTACTTTATGGCTCTTCTGAGATCTATCAGTACCTGTGGAATGCCGTTCTCACACTCATAGGGTTTATGTTGGCCTACCCCCTATGCTACTGGTTCCCTCGTGCTCAGCAGCATGTCGAGCGATCCCTCCAGATCTTCGAGGCAGCAGGACCAGTAAACCCGATTGCATCACGAGCTGCTCACCTGACACGATATTTGCTTGGGCGAGTCAGTGCACTCATGGAGTTATTGAGTTCACAATCGTCTGCCCCCCATGATCGTAATGATTCTCGGGGCGTGCAAACCCTTGGTCCTGTCGAACCCGAGaagaggcagcagcagcaacccCCCTTGTTCACatccgaggatgatgctttGTGGTCCTGTGCAGATATTGTTAACCCCAATATCTGGTATGGGTACTGCCACGAAATCAACGATATGCTCATGGATGTGCCTGAGATCTCTCTAGGTACCGAGCTTTTCACATCATAA